Proteins encoded together in one Alteribacter keqinensis window:
- a CDS encoding flagellar hook protein FlgE: MIRSMYAGIGGMKNFQTKLDVIGNNISNVNTHGFKSGRATFQDLVSQQLSGASTAGDNRGGRNPQQVGLGTTLSSIDSVQTQGSIQSTGRDLDLGISGDGFFIAADGNQNYYTRAGNFYLDQQGNLVNSEGMRIQGYPADGDGVIDDTQLGNLLIQSGAGTAPQATENATLRGNLNAEGDIGAARPMQFLVYDELGRTHSVPVEFVKTGDNSWSVTVNQTTTQLNFASGQLGDDATMEVQLPLGDAADIEFQLDFSQLTQYASPSNVEIDEVDGNQEGVLESYSISSSGEINGVFSNGDVRLLGQIATANFNNPAGLTKAGSNMFQISNNSGNPQVGVPGNGGRGELMVAGLEMSNVDLSQEFAEMIVSQRGFQANTRMITTSDELLQELVNLKR; encoded by the coding sequence ATGATCAGATCAATGTACGCCGGAATCGGCGGTATGAAGAACTTCCAGACGAAGCTGGACGTAATCGGAAATAACATATCCAATGTAAACACGCATGGCTTTAAAAGCGGGCGGGCAACATTCCAGGACCTTGTAAGTCAGCAGTTATCCGGTGCAAGTACGGCAGGGGATAACCGGGGGGGCAGAAACCCCCAGCAGGTAGGTCTCGGCACAACGCTCTCTTCCATTGATTCCGTACAGACCCAGGGATCCATCCAGTCAACAGGGCGAGATCTGGACCTTGGCATATCCGGGGACGGCTTTTTTATTGCTGCCGATGGTAACCAAAACTATTACACAAGAGCGGGTAACTTTTATCTTGATCAGCAGGGAAATCTCGTGAACTCAGAAGGGATGAGAATCCAAGGCTATCCGGCTGATGGGGACGGGGTCATTGACGATACACAATTAGGAAACCTTCTTATCCAGTCAGGTGCAGGAACAGCACCGCAGGCAACGGAGAACGCAACACTCCGGGGGAACCTGAACGCAGAAGGCGACATCGGCGCTGCACGTCCCATGCAGTTTCTGGTCTATGATGAACTCGGCCGGACCCATTCGGTTCCGGTGGAATTCGTAAAAACAGGGGATAACAGCTGGAGTGTGACAGTTAACCAAACAACTACGCAGCTGAACTTTGCAAGCGGTCAGCTCGGTGATGATGCAACTATGGAGGTTCAGCTTCCTTTAGGTGACGCTGCAGATATAGAATTTCAGCTGGATTTCTCCCAGCTTACCCAGTATGCTTCCCCGTCCAACGTGGAAATTGATGAAGTGGACGGCAATCAGGAAGGTGTTCTTGAAAGCTACAGCATTTCCAGTTCCGGTGAAATCAACGGTGTCTTCTCCAACGGCGATGTGAGGCTTTTAGGACAGATTGCTACAGCTAACTTTAATAACCCGGCGGGACTTACAAAAGCGGGTTCCAATATGTTTCAGATTTCAAACAACTCAGGTAATCCTCAGGTTGGCGTTCCCGGTAACGGGGGCAGAGGTGAACTGATGGTGGCAGGTCTTGAGATGTCCAATGTGGATCTTTCACAGGAATTTGCAGAAATGATTGTGAGTCAGCGCGGGTTTCAGGCAAACACGAGAATGATAACAACGTCTGATGAACTTTTACAGGAACTGGTTAACCTGAAACGATAA
- a CDS encoding TIGR02530 family flagellar biosynthesis protein → MEITTHHLLNPLRIPSVKQNKPLSGKAFQSYLHETLSGSIKVSKHAEKRMNDRNILLSETTWSKIESKLEEAKQKGVNESLVLTTEAALVISAKNETVITAMKRKEASSQLFTGINGVIIID, encoded by the coding sequence GTGGAAATCACAACGCATCATCTGTTGAATCCGCTGAGAATACCATCAGTAAAGCAAAACAAACCATTGTCAGGTAAAGCGTTTCAATCGTACTTACATGAAACTCTGTCCGGGTCGATTAAAGTAAGCAAACATGCTGAGAAAAGAATGAATGACCGGAACATTCTCCTGAGTGAGACAACCTGGTCAAAAATTGAAAGCAAACTGGAAGAGGCAAAACAAAAAGGGGTCAATGAAAGTCTCGTGCTTACAACTGAAGCGGCCCTTGTGATCAGCGCAAAAAACGAAACCGTGATTACAGCAATGAAGCGCAAAGAAGCATCGTCACAACTTTTTACCGGTATAAACGGAGTGATCATTATAGATTAA
- the flgD gene encoding flagellar hook assembly protein FlgD — translation MVTSVTDSLYLEDYKKQQSSRGTTDLDKDAFLKILITQLQNQDPMNPMEDKEFIAQMAQFSSLEQMTNIHSTLEKIANTSQSQPFASYGDMIGKKIEWEKEGKNEDGTTKLERTSGLVTTVSFKDGNTSFIVDGEHHLSPKDVLSISLP, via the coding sequence ATGGTGACATCCGTTACTGATAGTCTCTATCTCGAAGATTATAAAAAGCAGCAGTCAAGCCGGGGAACAACAGACTTGGACAAAGATGCCTTCCTGAAGATTCTTATTACCCAGCTTCAGAATCAGGATCCGATGAACCCAATGGAAGATAAAGAATTTATCGCCCAGATGGCACAGTTCTCTTCCCTTGAGCAAATGACGAATATCCATTCCACTCTGGAAAAGATCGCCAATACTTCCCAAAGCCAGCCATTTGCAAGTTACGGAGATATGATCGGTAAGAAGATTGAATGGGAGAAAGAAGGTAAAAATGAAGATGGAACAACAAAGCTGGAACGTACGTCCGGTCTGGTGACAACAGTCTCTTTTAAAGATGGAAACACGTCCTTCATTGTTGACGGTGAACATCATCTGTCACCAAAAGATGTTCTGAGTATCTCCTTACCTTAA
- a CDS encoding flagellar hook-length control protein FliK — translation MNMNVLSVTAPGAVMEQKTGSPSGKNTFGYLLEAMIADGDVSVPSEETGMPEEEVDLIIELLHSAGKLLNPEETISEDILDNDELLSLLSHLYESEHIIHAIQEGISVSQVLEEGWPEEIKLALLSAHGALINEPEDESVIAAAHEGNHENAAKKLIQFISQSPVILTITSQAVQGNGDEHVRNSGFWRVLLTKVKEFVENVPAKPANVQSFNQREIAEGAFTRQFNPLPQTPQQIVTMDQLNQPFNAVQQHVIHTGEQRQGSQQLHDFIKQFENILASRAFKQTGQGVQQLSIKLYPEHLGRLDVTLTRSKSVMTATIMASTTAARDLIESQLQHLRQAFNSQQLPVERIEVTQQQGFKEKQEQEDNGRDTGPREERDEEKQEADFKELLNDSINEKV, via the coding sequence ATGAACATGAACGTTTTATCTGTTACTGCCCCTGGAGCCGTCATGGAGCAGAAAACAGGCTCACCATCTGGAAAAAACACGTTCGGCTACCTTTTGGAAGCCATGATTGCTGATGGTGATGTCTCGGTTCCTTCAGAAGAAACAGGTATGCCGGAGGAAGAAGTGGATTTAATTATTGAATTACTTCACTCAGCGGGCAAATTACTGAATCCTGAAGAAACCATTTCAGAGGACATTCTTGATAATGATGAACTGTTATCCCTGTTATCCCACCTTTATGAATCTGAACACATCATTCATGCCATACAGGAAGGGATCTCAGTCTCCCAGGTTTTGGAGGAAGGTTGGCCAGAAGAAATCAAGCTTGCGCTGCTCAGTGCCCACGGAGCTCTCATCAACGAGCCTGAGGATGAAAGCGTCATAGCTGCAGCGCATGAGGGTAACCATGAGAATGCTGCAAAAAAACTTATCCAGTTTATCTCACAATCCCCGGTCATATTAACCATTACGTCACAGGCGGTTCAAGGAAACGGGGATGAACATGTAAGGAACTCAGGTTTCTGGAGAGTGCTCCTTACTAAAGTAAAGGAATTTGTTGAGAATGTACCGGCCAAACCTGCAAACGTACAGAGTTTCAACCAAAGAGAAATAGCAGAAGGTGCTTTTACAAGACAGTTCAATCCGCTGCCTCAGACCCCGCAGCAGATCGTTACGATGGACCAGCTTAATCAGCCCTTCAATGCGGTGCAACAGCATGTCATTCATACGGGCGAGCAGCGTCAAGGGTCACAGCAGCTTCATGATTTTATAAAACAATTTGAAAACATTCTGGCAAGCCGGGCGTTTAAGCAGACAGGACAGGGAGTACAGCAGCTTTCGATTAAGCTGTATCCTGAACACCTGGGGCGTCTTGATGTCACACTTACAAGATCAAAGTCCGTGATGACGGCAACCATTATGGCTTCCACTACAGCAGCCAGGGACCTGATTGAGTCTCAGCTTCAGCATCTGAGGCAGGCGTTTAATTCCCAGCAGCTCCCTGTGGAACGAATTGAGGTTACTCAGCAGCAAGGTTTTAAGGAAAAGCAGGAACAAGAAGACAATGGCCGGGATACTGGACCTCGCGAAGAACGTGATGAAGAGAAACAGGAAGCCGATTTTAAAGAATTACTCAACGATTCGATTAACGAGAAAGTGTAA
- a CDS encoding MotE family protein translates to METKERTNKLQAVFMLILIPVIFIVILGFVILSILHDDMKGAVLESAGSWPFVGSLIETEEEIARDALEDRIAELERENASYSNAVGSLENEIADLERIISEMEEQGPGNDPVEADEEEITGSDLEEIVRTLENMTASKAAAILANTDESDAVLYLNLMRTSNRSQILQRMDPEKAAVLMSLMKN, encoded by the coding sequence ATGGAAACAAAAGAACGAACGAACAAGTTGCAGGCAGTATTCATGCTTATCCTGATCCCCGTCATCTTTATTGTGATTCTCGGGTTTGTCATTCTTTCAATCCTTCATGATGATATGAAAGGGGCTGTTCTTGAATCGGCAGGTTCCTGGCCCTTCGTAGGGTCCTTAATAGAAACAGAAGAAGAGATCGCAAGGGATGCACTTGAAGACCGGATTGCAGAGCTTGAAAGAGAAAATGCCTCATATTCAAATGCGGTTGGATCTCTGGAAAATGAAATAGCGGACCTGGAGAGGATCATCTCAGAAATGGAAGAACAAGGACCGGGTAATGATCCGGTTGAGGCTGATGAAGAAGAAATCACCGGTTCTGATCTGGAGGAGATAGTCCGTACCCTTGAAAATATGACAGCCTCCAAAGCGGCTGCTATTTTAGCCAATACAGATGAAAGTGATGCGGTTCTTTATCTGAACCTGATGCGTACGTCAAACAGGTCCCAGATTCTTCAGCGGATGGATCCTGAAAAGGCAGCCGTACTCATGAGCTTAATGAAAAACTAA
- the fliJ gene encoding flagellar export protein FliJ yields MTFAFSLQKVLELKEYDKKIADEACTQATREFEEVATSLYHLMKKKETLQEEYHQALETGTSISRLRLYETNLQSMDKLIYLGQKDTHKARLKMQTSEQRLTSRALDVKKYEKVKEKRKHDYDEKRKADDQKAMDEIAVQQFSWK; encoded by the coding sequence ATGACTTTTGCATTTTCTCTTCAGAAGGTTCTTGAACTAAAAGAATACGATAAGAAAATAGCGGATGAAGCCTGTACACAGGCAACCAGGGAATTCGAGGAAGTGGCAACGAGCCTTTATCACTTAATGAAGAAAAAAGAAACGCTTCAGGAAGAGTATCACCAGGCACTCGAAACAGGCACTTCCATATCCCGGCTGCGGCTTTACGAAACAAATCTTCAGAGTATGGACAAGCTCATCTACCTTGGCCAGAAGGATACACACAAAGCCAGGCTTAAAATGCAGACAAGCGAGCAAAGACTTACAAGCAGAGCACTGGATGTAAAAAAATACGAAAAAGTAAAAGAAAAAAGAAAGCACGATTATGACGAAAAAAGAAAAGCTGATGACCAAAAAGCAATGGATGAGATTGCCGTGCAGCAGTTTTCATGGAAGTAA